Proteins from a genomic interval of Pirellulales bacterium:
- a CDS encoding alpha/beta fold hydrolase: MLSRRSMGLLVWSLLALAEGLLASTVFAAEPTSPPFYPDKTRLLVWRDAQGKEHPISSVADWQIRRAHIRANMELVMGTLPDASRAVPLDVRVVETIDKPGYRLRKITFAPEADDRVPAWLLLPNDDAWEPGDKPARKPAILCLHQTTRQGKDEPAGQGGLSNLHYAQELAERGYVTLAVDYPNFGEYTFDPYARGYASATMKGIWNHRRAIDLLQSLDEVDPERLGVIGHSLGGHNSMFVAAFDERIKCIVSCCGFCSFRRYYDGDLAGWSHQGYMPRIREVYHTDPARMPFDFTEIVGLLAPRAFLAVAPVEDGNFAVAGVRECIAAAQPVYKLYEAEERLAADYPPGGHDFPPAARERAYRWFDKHLQAPQ, from the coding sequence ATGTTGTCGCGTCGCTCGATGGGGTTGTTGGTCTGGTCGTTGCTCGCCCTCGCAGAAGGTCTACTTGCGAGTACGGTGTTCGCGGCCGAACCGACATCGCCGCCGTTCTATCCCGACAAGACCCGTCTGCTGGTTTGGCGCGACGCGCAGGGGAAAGAACATCCGATCTCGTCCGTGGCGGACTGGCAGATTCGCCGCGCGCACATCCGCGCGAACATGGAGCTCGTGATGGGGACGCTGCCCGACGCGTCCCGAGCGGTCCCCCTCGACGTGCGTGTCGTCGAAACGATCGATAAGCCGGGCTATCGCCTGCGGAAGATCACCTTCGCGCCCGAAGCGGACGATCGTGTTCCCGCCTGGCTGCTCCTGCCGAACGATGACGCGTGGGAGCCGGGAGACAAGCCCGCCCGCAAGCCGGCGATTTTGTGCCTGCACCAAACAACTCGCCAAGGCAAGGATGAACCAGCAGGGCAGGGGGGGCTCTCGAACCTGCACTACGCGCAAGAATTGGCCGAACGAGGCTACGTCACGCTGGCCGTCGACTACCCGAACTTCGGCGAATATACGTTCGATCCCTACGCACGCGGTTACGCCAGCGCCACGATGAAAGGGATCTGGAATCATCGCCGCGCGATTGACTTGCTGCAGTCGCTCGACGAAGTCGATCCCGAGCGCCTCGGCGTGATCGGGCATTCGCTCGGGGGCCACAACAGCATGTTCGTGGCCGCGTTCGACGAACGGATCAAGTGCATCGTCTCTTGCTGCGGCTTCTGCAGCTTCCGCCGTTACTACGATGGTGACCTCGCCGGCTGGAGCCACCAGGGGTACATGCCGCGCATCCGCGAGGTGTACCACACCGACCCGGCGCGCATGCCGTTCGACTTCACGGAAATCGTCGGGCTGTTGGCGCCGCGCGCGTTCCTGGCGGTCGCACCGGTGGAGGATGGCAACTTCGCGGTGGCAGGAGTCCGCGAGTGCATCGCGGCGGCCCAACCGGTCTACAAGCTGTATGAGGCCGAGGAGCGGCTCGCCGCCGACTATCCGCCAGGGGGGCACGACTTTCCGCCCGCCGCGCGCGAACGCGCTTACCGGTGGTTCGACAAACACCTGCAAGCGCCGCAATAA
- a CDS encoding class II aldolase/adducin family protein, protein MATIDPTVILHNKQASASTERERVIELANTPQARSERVKLAAAYRILARLGLDDGLAGHISLRVPGAPDYFWVNPFGLYFQEVRADNLVLVNSAGEIIDGGAMINFAGFCIHSAIHHARPDVNCAVHTHPPGGSAYSSLARLLDPLDQTGCSFFEDHALYDEYTGVVVDPGQASDIAQALGDKRALVLINHGLLTCAGTVEQALIDMIDMERTCHVNLRAMAAGAPLKLVPPEVARQSRSVLTQPGRYPFQWAALIRQLDRHETDYDPWR, encoded by the coding sequence ATGGCCACCATCGACCCCACCGTCATCCTGCACAACAAGCAAGCCTCGGCCTCGACCGAACGCGAACGGGTGATCGAACTTGCCAACACGCCGCAGGCACGCTCCGAACGCGTCAAGCTCGCGGCCGCTTATCGCATCCTGGCGCGGCTGGGGCTCGACGATGGGCTGGCCGGCCATATCAGCCTGCGCGTGCCAGGGGCCCCCGACTACTTTTGGGTCAATCCATTTGGCCTTTACTTCCAAGAGGTCAGGGCCGACAACCTGGTCCTGGTCAACAGCGCCGGCGAGATCATCGACGGCGGGGCGATGATCAACTTTGCCGGCTTCTGCATCCACTCGGCCATCCACCATGCCCGCCCCGATGTGAACTGCGCCGTACACACGCATCCGCCGGGAGGCAGCGCCTACAGCTCGCTGGCCCGGCTGCTCGACCCGCTCGATCAGACCGGCTGCTCCTTCTTCGAAGACCACGCCCTCTACGACGAATACACCGGTGTCGTGGTCGACCCCGGCCAGGCGAGCGACATCGCCCAGGCGCTCGGAGACAAACGAGCGCTCGTCCTTATCAACCACGGACTGCTCACCTGCGCCGGCACCGTCGAGCAAGCCCTGATCGACATGATCGACATGGAGCGCACGTGCCACGTGAACCTGCGGGCCATGGCCGCCGGAGCGCCGCTCAAGCTCGTTCCGCCCGAGGTGGCGCGCCAGTCGCGCAGCGTGCTGACGCAACCCGGTCGCTATCCCTTCCAGTGGGCGGCGTTGATCCGTCAACTCGATCGCCACGAGACCGATTACGATCCTTGGCGCTAG